The region AGTACCGAGTTTTCAGCTCAAGACCTTCCGAAACCGGTAAGTCTAATTACTAAGTCTCTACAAACGTATTCAGAGCTTATAGGTTATTTTTCAGACGAAAAGACTTAGGTATTTCCAGTACTTAACTGACCAAGGACTAGGATTGACTACAAATTCAATCAGAAAAGCATATTTGTGTATCATTTTTTAAGCAATAATGCCAGTatcgatattttattcatttggtTTATTTGATCTTCAACTGATTTTATCAAGGTGTTAGATGTGAGCTTTAGAAATGCCACTTTTGGATATCCGCTATTGAGCTTTGTTTTGTTCAGATTTTGCAGTATCGCAACAATACATTGctttatttctataataaatGTTTAGAAAATGATCGAGACCCGGCACCGTTGTTTTTCAACAAGGAGGTACAGGATTTGCTTAAAACATTGACCAAAGTGGACCTGAAAAGAGTTTATCGTCACCGAAAAGATGGTGAAAAGCTGGAGCCTCCAGTCTATAAGTTTATGACTGATGATGATTTGGAAGCAGCATTAAATGAGGCAAAAGCAAAAGCAGATCTGCGTCTTCAAATGCCACCAGTTGTGAAGAAGATTAACGATACTCCAAACATATTATCGAATGATCATGCTCTCCAAAAACACGATACAGCAAAATTCGTTTTCACAGACATAACTTATGGCATCTCCAATGTGGACAGATTTATTGTAGTCAGAGATCCAGATGGGATTTTGAGAAGTGCAGATGCTAGAGAGAGGCACAGAATGAATCAAATCTATTTTCCCCTAGAAGGACGGGAAGTTGATGCGCctaaattatttcaagaaGAGTATTTAATGGTGagagtataaattttatatcctgcagaaatattttctaaaaattgttgaaattctATATTCAGTGCAGTTCTGAGCAGTTATTTTCTTGCCAAAGTGATTGGCACCTCATGTCGAATAATGAATACAATGATATTCCTTGCTTATTATTAATAACCTACGAgttaattatttcatatttttctatcTGCAGGATTTACTTGAGCGCGAGGAATATGAGTTCATTTTGGATCTTGCCTGTGTACAGTTTGAGCCTAATGACCCAGAGTATCATAGGGTAACCGAGACGGTTTATTCTTACGTAAATAACATGAAGcacttcaattatttgagGTCAACCAGACACTTTGGTCCCCTTGCGTTCCATTTGGCTTGGAAAGGAAATATCGATAATTTGATTCTGGAGAACATTCAGACTTCGAGATTGGACGATGCTGTCTTACTAATACAGTTATATCATAAAATTCATCCTACGGCAAAATCAGCAGAGACCAAATTTGAAGGCGATGAATTGAAGTTCATTCAAAGTTTTGTTGATAATGACTCAAATAATAGAAATACATTAGACCTAGCGATAAAATCATACGTTAATCTAGAAAATGCCAAGCTTGAAGTCAACGAAGGCATTAAGAGAGCCCATGGTAGCGATTGAAATGTGTACATTGTAATATCATAATTTTAGATTAATAAAGTATATCAAAGGAAAAACGGTTAATTATTCAccaatacaaatatttccaaattatttttgaCTAATTACTCCCATATGCCAGAAATTTTTGCAGTAATTAATGACTTGTTTCATATATTTTCAGATGGGGGCAAAAAATAGGAAGCCGCCTGCAATTTGAGGTAGCTCCCAGTATTTAGAAAATATTCTAGGATTACCTCGCTCTAATCATTGTAAAAAACGACATGGTTTGTTAccataaacattttttaaggCTGATAAAAATTCGGTTTAATGCAATATTGGGAAAATTCACAGCTTAGAATTTCCAAGTCCATGCTCTTGACCTATTTGGGATGTGGACCTCAAAACTCAGACGGTTTAGGATGAATTACCAAATGATGGGAGTAGCTGCTGTTTGctataataataacgacagTAGTCAGTAGTAACAACGTTTGTATTCAAActgcaaaatgaaaataatttttcgactatacttatttatattataatatgtcATGACATCCTAATActtaatttgtaaaaattttttctgccTGTGATGTTAATGCAATCACACTAAATGTAGGTACTAAAGACACTTTATTAGTCAATGTGTACTAAactttcaaacaattttcgacCTGATCTGATGGACATGTTTTAGCAATTAATTGGCTAAAGCTTGTTGGAATAACAGGATTACCTTTTAGCATGAGAAGATAATCATCAAAAATCAAGCAAGGagagttttgaaaatagaTATGACATTGATTATGTATACGATTTGATGGTGGTTCCACGTGATTTTATTAACCCTAACAATAAATTCAATCTGTGCACATGCATCCAAGTAGATGAATGTCCAAGTCGAATCATTTATTTGTTCTCTTGGATTTAAAACATTCTACAATATATCATTACGGATAgcttgaaaaaacgaaagtatTCGATAATAGTTTAGTCATTAACTACGAAGGCTTTGctaatttgtaaaatatttactttccAACTTCATAGGATGTTATGCCATGATACGTGATCAAGCATTTATAACTCTCTTTTTAAGCAAAGCATATAGAGattgatataataaatgtTGTGGACTCTACTACATTCATTTAAAAATCTATATTTGTACACATAAACTTTGCACTCTGTCGAACATTTGTGAACATGAGTGTTTCGCTTATTATAGCAGTCTTCAAATTCACGTAGTCTTCAAATTGGTGTATTAAGTTGTAAAAATCTAGCGTAAAAATTGATTAGAATTCATCAATATACAGTAAACTATTACAAGAGATGACAAACTTGACCAGTATTAGTACAAAGTAACAAAACATATGGTGTGTTACATTATAAAAATGGATGCattaaattgtaaattttactACGAATTAGTCAACATTGTTTTGCTGATAGGAATTCTGCTTCAAACAGTACACGCGATTATCATTATAATATGACGCTAAAGTCACAAACTATCTCTACCAGtttcaaaatgaatattcagTGATGATAAACTGTATAATATGTGTGTAATTCGGCAACAAAGTTTCTATCATCTACATTATCGCTGcatgtataaattattataaagtataaaatttttaacaatgtaCGTCACTTGACAAAAGCTGAATTAGCATTGTGATGCTGTGTCAAGGTTGTAAGCTTATATTACAGACAGTTTTTTGAATATCTACATATATTCTCCTAGAAGTTTATCGTTTCTTAGTGattgatttgaagaaaataatgtgatgaaaatttcatgacaTTCATCACATCACTTCGACCTTGGTATCGAGTCTTGAGCATGTATAtgggattttaaaaaaatattcaagaaacAGAAACTTCTACCTTGTACAGTAATTTTTACCCATACGGCATGCGACATCAGTTTGAAGAACACTATAAAATAATCAAGTATTTCAATCGACACATACACAAGCAGATATACTGCCTTGCCTGAAAATATCATATCTACGATTAAGTATAGTTGACAATCTTCTATATTATCCTTTCACCAGAacgtaaaaattcatcataGGTATGAGAGCATTTTATTGTGGATAGGATAAACCAAAGATCAAATATTCATTTACGTAAACATCAATTAGACTGATATAAATAAACCTGCATCGCctaattttaaatcaatacTCTCATGATGATTTTATACAAATGTACGTTTCCTTCTCTCCTTTCCCTAATAGTAGATcttacggaattttttttttcttgtcccAGTTCATTCGCATTCACTATTTCAAGGTCCCACAAAACCTATAGTACTATCGTCATTTTACGCGTTttacacatttatttttagttcactttttttaaattattttaattatttacgaCTCAATGTACCCTGTTCCACTGATTTCTGTTAAACGGGGTTAGAAAATtagaattcattatttattcgaTGAGTATTTAACGGCAACATTGTTGATCATTGTTCTTTTGTTCGTACAAGAAATAACGGAGATATTAATTTAAACAACCGTCTAAAAAGCTTAGCACAATACAAGCAACATTTGATAACATTATCAGACTTAAAATAACAGGCCTGTGTTCggttaataatgaaaatcccaaatttttttactaataTTCTCTAGATAGGTATCAAATTCTGTAAAAACAGTTAATTTTACATGGTAAATATCTTGATAtcatatacaaaaaaaatttcggtacgGCACTATCGAAATCTCTTTACTGTTCGAACATTG is a window of Neodiprion pinetum isolate iyNeoPine1 chromosome 4, iyNeoPine1.2, whole genome shotgun sequence DNA encoding:
- the mRpS22 gene encoding small ribosomal subunit protein mS22 — its product is MACTGIRVARVLKNNTFFSNLSGLLLNPSRNTAVLIKYRVFSSRPSETENDRDPAPLFFNKEVQDLLKTLTKVDLKRVYRHRKDGEKLEPPVYKFMTDDDLEAALNEAKAKADLRLQMPPVVKKINDTPNILSNDHALQKHDTAKFVFTDITYGISNVDRFIVVRDPDGILRSADARERHRMNQIYFPLEGREVDAPKLFQEEYLMDLLEREEYEFILDLACVQFEPNDPEYHRVTETVYSYVNNMKHFNYLRSTRHFGPLAFHLAWKGNIDNLILENIQTSRLDDAVLLIQLYHKIHPTAKSAETKFEGDELKFIQSFVDNDSNNRNTLDLAIKSYVNLENAKLEVNEGIKRAHGSD